The Geobacillus genomosp. 3 genome segment AGCAGCCGGCCGTTTCGCCTGACGGTTTTGGCTTTCGCCTGTAAAATATCATTGTCAGTGAAACGAAACATAACACCGCCAAAAGACCAACAGCAAGACTTTGGTGCCGGGTCAAATACGCACCGGCCGATGTTCCGGCCAACAGCGGCAGAACAAGCACCAAATGGCACGGGCAGCTGAGCAGCGCCAGCACCGCCCAAAACGATGGTTTGACCATTTCGTCCGTTCTCCCTCCTCACCATGACGAAACGTTTCTCCTCGTTGTTTCCCATTATAAACGGTGTACTAAGGTACAAGGTCAAGAGAAATGACGTGTAGACCGGCTGTGAAGTCGAGAACCGAAGAAAAAGACAAGGCATTTTTAATGGCCGCGCCCCCGCCCGGAAGACTGTTAATTTCATGAGAGTCCTGCCCAAAACGTGCTTTTCTCAAGTTGAGAAGCCTGTTAAAATCCGATTTTTTATGGCGGCTGCCAATACTTGTTGGAGGAAAATGGCCGTGTTTCACCGGCAGTCGACACGAACGAATGACAAAAAAAATACGCAGCTTGTCCGCCCTATAGACAGACAAGTTGCGTATAGGAGAATTTCTTTCTTAATTTAGAAAGCGATGTAACCGCGCGGATCGACCGCATTCGTTTTTCCTACGTTCCAGCCGCCGCGGTGCAATTCAAAGTGAAGGTGCGGGCCGAACGAATGGCCGGTATTGCCCATGTAGCCGATCACCTGGCCTTTGCGGACGCGCTGTCCTTCCCCGGCCAGGCGCGCCTCGAGATGGGCGTAGACGGTTGTGTACGTTTGTCCGTTGATGACATGGCTGACAAAAATGACGTTGCCATAGCTGCTAGAATAGTAGGATCGGAACACAACCCCATCGGCGGCCGCGACAACCGGAACGACCGGGGCGCGCTTGCCGATGTCAACCCCTGGGTGAAAATCGGTGCCGCCAAACCGGTAGCCAAAGCCGGATGTGATCGGCCCGTTGGCCGGACGGGTGAAAGCGCCGCTCGACACAGGCGGGGTGCTGCCACCAGATGGCGTTCCGCTATTCGGTTGCGAATATGTACGTCCACCTTGCCGGGCGGCTTCCGCCTCCGCCCGTTTTTGCCGCTCGAGTTCGGCAAGCTGCTGCTTAACAGCCGCTTCTTGCTTCGCGATCAATTCTTTTTCCTCTTCAAGCGCCATTTTATGGTCATGCTCTTCCTGTTCTTTTCGTTTCAAATCAGCCATGAGACGGTTTTTCTGTTCCAGCTGGGCGGCAAGCTCGGCTTGCAGCTGCTTCAATTCTTGCAAGTCCGCTTGCAGCTTGTTCCGTTTTTCGGTCAGTTCGGTTTCTTTTTTCTCTTTCAGCGCCTTGTCCGCTTCCTGCTCGCGGATGATTTGCTGGTCGGCTTCCATAATCGTGGTGACGGCGCTCATCCGGTCGATAAAGTCGCTGAAGCTTTGGGCGCCAAGCAGCACTTCCAAATAGCTGACCGCCCCGCCGCTTTCCTGAAGCGAACGCATCCGCGCTTTTAAAATTTCGTTTCGCTTTTCAATCCGTTCTTGGATTTCGGCAATCTCTTGTTTCAGCTTCTCAATCGCCCGTTCGGTTTCATCAATGTTTTTGCTGACGTTGCGGATTTTGCCGCTCGTTTCTTCAATGGCGGCGTTGAGTTTTTCAATGTCGTTGGCCACTTGAGTTTGCTGCGACCGAAGCGATTCGATCGTTTTTTGCGCCTCGTTGATCTTTTGCTCGACATCGGACCGCTTCGAGCGCAGCGAATTCACTTCATTCTGCTTTTGCTCAATCTCGCGCGTGCTGACAGCGTTCGCCGCCGGCGGGAGAATGCCCAGTCCGAGCGCCCCGGCAACGGCGAGCGCCAACATGCTTTTCTTTTTCATTGCCTATCCCCTCTCCCTATCAGTCTTTATTTCTACACTTTCAAAAACTTGCGCACGGACATAACGCTTCCCCAGACGCCGATTACCGCGCCAATGGCCAGCAACAAAACACTCAGCTGCCAAATGAATGGAGAAAACGGCAAAAGTTCAAAAAGCTGCAGTGAAAACTGTTGCTCATATAGGCGGTACACATTGTAATAGACGAGCGCCAGTACAGCGATCGGAACGATAGAACCGAGCACCCCAAGCCATAGCCCTTCAAGGAAAAACGGCCAGCGGATGAAGCCGTTTGTCGCCCCGACGAGCCGCATGATTTCAATTTCGCGGCGGCGGGCGAAAATCGTGATTTTAATCGTGTTGGAAATTAAAAACATCGCCGTAAACAACAGGCCGAGAATGAGCACGAGCCCGACGTTGCGCATAACTTTCAGCGCATCAAACAGCTTTTCAATCGTCCCTTGGCCATAATTGACTTTATGGACAGACGGGAACGTTTCAATTCGCTTCGCAATTTTGACGGTATCTTGCGGATGAGCTGCCTTCACGACATACACATCGCTTAACGGGTTGTCCTGCTCAAACAGACGGAATGACGAGCCTTCCTCGCCCATGCTTTCAATCAACCGCTTCAGCTCTTCATCTTTTGATGAATAGCGGACTTCTTTCACATTCGGAATGGCTTCAATCCGCCCCCGCAGCGCTTCCTTGTCTTTGGCGTCAGCGGTCAAATCGATATGGACGCGAATTTCCACGTCATTTTCAACTTTTTTCGCAAAGTAGTTAATGTTGAACATGACGACAAAAAAGACACCGACAAGCAATAGCGTCACCGTGACGGCGCTCGCGGAGGCAAACGTCATCCAGCCGTTGCGGCCAAGGCTTTTGACACTCTCCCGAACGTGGCGCTTGAACGTGTTAAGCGTCATAACCGTATTCTCCCTTCGCCTCGTCACGGACGATTTTCCCGTTTTCGATGGCGATGACGCGCCGACGGGTGGCGTTGACAATTTCCTTGTTGTGGGTGGCCATTACAATCGTCGTGCCCCGATCGTTGATTTTCCCAAATAGCTCCATAATATCCCATGACGTTTCTGGATCCAAATTTCCTGTCGGTTCATCGGCAATGACGATTTTCGGGGAATTGACAATCGAGCGGGCGATCGAGACGCGCTGCTGTTCGCCCCCAGATAGCTCGTTCGGGTAAGAGCGGACTTTATGTTTGAGGCCGACGAGATCAAGGACTTCCATCACTTTTTTGCGGATCACTTTCGGCGATTCTTCAATGACTTCCAACGCAAACGCGACATTTTCGTAGACATTGAGCTTCGGAAGCAGCTTGAAATCTTGAAACACGACGCCGATGTTGCGGCGCAGCAACGGGACTTTGCTGTCTTTGATTTTGGCGAGGTTCACGCCGCTGACGATAATTTTGCCGCTCGTCGGCTTTTCCTCGCGGTACATCATTTTAATGAACGTCGATTTGCCCGCTCCGCTGGGGCCAACGACATAGACAAATTCTCCCTGCTTAATCCGGACATTGACGCCGTTTAGCGCCACAACCCCATTTGGATATGTCTTGTACACATCCTGCATTTCAATCATCATAATCACCTATTTTTCGACTCACTTGCTGTCATTCCTCGAGCTGTTTCGAATGAATCATACAAAATTCCGCAAGGTTTATTATAGCACGATTTTCTGTTGTCGAATTTTACATTTATATTTCAAATAGGGGACAACAGTAAAACTAGGGGAAAAGACCTAACAAATGCAATAAAATACCGTCCAGTTCCTGAAACAAACTGGACGGTGCTTGTTCATGCATTATTTTTTCGCGGCAAGCCATTCAGCCACTTTGTCGGCGTCTTCACCTTTAATGATTCCCCCCGGCATAGCGCCGCGGCCGTTGGCGATGACATCTTTAATTTCATCCGCCGAATATTTGCTTCCGACTTTTTGCAAGTTCGGGCCAACCCCGCCAGAGAGGTCTTGCCCATGACATGATGCACAGTTTTGTTGATATACTTGCTCAGCAGCAGCAACGGTGTCCCCTCCGCCGCCCGCATTGCCACCGTTTTGCTCCCCGGCGTTATCCTCGCCACCGCCACATGCTGCCAGCGCGAGCGAAGCGCCAAGAAACAGAGTAGCCAATTTCCATTTCATGGTGAACTCCCCCTAAAAACATAAATTCAGTTCTTCACTTATTATAACCGATTTCGTCCGTTTTACGTACGTTGAAATCCTTCCCCGAGCACTTCGGCGGCGTTGGCAACGACGACAAACGCGGTTGGATCAATGGTTCGCACGATTTGTTTCAATTTTGTGAACTCCGATTGAGCGACGACGCACATCAACACCGGCCTTTCGTGTTCGGTGTAGCCGCCGTACGCCGGCAGCCGCGTCACCCCGCGATCGATTTCATGCAAAATGGCGCGCCGCACTTTTTCTTCTTCCTTGGTGATAATCAAGGCAATTTTCGAATAGCCAAGGCCAACTTGGACGAGATCGATCGTTTTGCTTGTCACATACAACGCAATCAAAGCATACAGCGCTCGCTCAATGTCAAACACAAACGCTGCGGTCAAGACGATCAAGCCATCGATCAAAATGACGCACATCCCAAGCGACAGCCCGGTATATTTATGGATGATTTGCGCCGCCAAATCGGTGCCGCCCGTCGAAGCGCGGCCGCGAAATACAATGCCAAGGCCGAGCCCGACGCCGATGCCGCCAAAGATCGCGCCAAGAAGCGGATTGGCCGTCGCCGGTTCCATCTCTTTCGTCATGTAGACGACAAGCGGCAAAAACACTGTCCCGACGAACGTTTTCGCGCCAAATTGCCGGCCCAGCAGCACGACGCCGGCGATAAACAGCGGAATGTTGAGTGCCCATTGGACGTAGGCCGGCTCAATGCCAAACAAGGCGTGCACAATCGTGCTCACGCCGCTTACCCCGCCCGAGGCGATCCGATTCGGCAGCAAAAACACGTTAAACGCCACCGCGACGATCGCCGCGCCGGCAAGAACGTACACATAGTCCAACGCCGCCTCCGCCGCTGGATGCATCGTTTTGTCTCTTTTCCTCCGCATGCTTCCCCACCTTCCTCTGTGAGTATAGCATGCCCGTTTTAGTAAGTAAATGACAGCCGATTAACGCGATAATCGTCTGCTATAGTAAAGGAAAAAAGGACGATCCGATGATCGCCCTAGCCAAAAAATACAAGCCTCAATACACATCCCCGCGGTTGCCGATTGCCTCAATATAGATGATTCGTTCATCATGATCGATGCGAAACAAAACACGATATGTTCCGACCCGCAGACGATATAATCCATCCTGCCCCTTCAACTTCTTTATATCCCCCTGCGGCGGGATCGCAAGCAGACCTTGCACCCCAGAGGCCAACCGTTCTTGAACCTCTTTTTCTTGCCTAGCGATAAATTTGACTGCGGCCCTACGGTAAATCAACTTGTAGCCCGAATTCACGCTTGGCTTCTCCCCCAGTGATATATCCTTCATCGCTTTGCAGCTGCTGGCGCTCTTCTTCCGTCAACGCTTCTTCTTCATCTGTTTCGTCAATCCGCTCCCATACCATTCGTTCCTTTCTGGACCGATCAAGCAAGTACATCAAAAAATCGTACGCGGTTTGATGATCCGTTTCATCCAACCGGTCAATCAGTTCGTAAAGCAATTGTTTGCGCACAGCCAAAGCCATCGCCCTCCTTTTGCCTTTCGTTACCTTCAGCATACCACCGGGGTGCA includes the following:
- the cccB gene encoding cytochrome c551, producing MKWKLATLFLGASLALAACGGGEDNAGEQNGGNAGGGGDTVAAAEQVYQQNCASCHGQDLSGGVGPNLQKVGSKYSADEIKDVIANGRGAMPGGIIKGEDADKVAEWLAAKK
- a CDS encoding murein hydrolase activator EnvC family protein, which translates into the protein MKKKSMLALAVAGALGLGILPPAANAVSTREIEQKQNEVNSLRSKRSDVEQKINEAQKTIESLRSQQTQVANDIEKLNAAIEETSGKIRNVSKNIDETERAIEKLKQEIAEIQERIEKRNEILKARMRSLQESGGAVSYLEVLLGAQSFSDFIDRMSAVTTIMEADQQIIREQEADKALKEKKETELTEKRNKLQADLQELKQLQAELAAQLEQKNRLMADLKRKEQEEHDHKMALEEEKELIAKQEAAVKQQLAELERQKRAEAEAARQGGRTYSQPNSGTPSGGSTPPVSSGAFTRPANGPITSGFGYRFGGTDFHPGVDIGKRAPVVPVVAAADGVVFRSYYSSSYGNVIFVSHVINGQTYTTVYAHLEARLAGEGQRVRKGQVIGYMGNTGHSFGPHLHFELHRGGWNVGKTNAVDPRGYIAF
- a CDS encoding YitT family protein; translation: MRRKRDKTMHPAAEAALDYVYVLAGAAIVAVAFNVFLLPNRIASGGVSGVSTIVHALFGIEPAYVQWALNIPLFIAGVVLLGRQFGAKTFVGTVFLPLVVYMTKEMEPATANPLLGAIFGGIGVGLGLGIVFRGRASTGGTDLAAQIIHKYTGLSLGMCVILIDGLIVLTAAFVFDIERALYALIALYVTSKTIDLVQVGLGYSKIALIITKEEEKVRRAILHEIDRGVTRLPAYGGYTEHERPVLMCVVAQSEFTKLKQIVRTIDPTAFVVVANAAEVLGEGFQRT
- the ftsX gene encoding permease-like cell division protein FtsX, with the protein product MTLNTFKRHVRESVKSLGRNGWMTFASASAVTVTLLLVGVFFVVMFNINYFAKKVENDVEIRVHIDLTADAKDKEALRGRIEAIPNVKEVRYSSKDEELKRLIESMGEEGSSFRLFEQDNPLSDVYVVKAAHPQDTVKIAKRIETFPSVHKVNYGQGTIEKLFDALKVMRNVGLVLILGLLFTAMFLISNTIKITIFARRREIEIMRLVGATNGFIRWPFFLEGLWLGVLGSIVPIAVLALVYYNVYRLYEQQFSLQLFELLPFSPFIWQLSVLLLAIGAVIGVWGSVMSVRKFLKV
- a CDS encoding type II toxin-antitoxin system RelE family toxin, with protein sequence MNSGYKLIYRRAAVKFIARQEKEVQERLASGVQGLLAIPPQGDIKKLKGQDGLYRLRVGTYRVLFRIDHDERIIYIEAIGNRGDVY
- the ftsE gene encoding cell division ATP-binding protein FtsE; amino-acid sequence: MIEMQDVYKTYPNGVVALNGVNVRIKQGEFVYVVGPSGAGKSTFIKMMYREEKPTSGKIIVSGVNLAKIKDSKVPLLRRNIGVVFQDFKLLPKLNVYENVAFALEVIEESPKVIRKKVMEVLDLVGLKHKVRSYPNELSGGEQQRVSIARSIVNSPKIVIADEPTGNLDPETSWDIMELFGKINDRGTTIVMATHNKEIVNATRRRVIAIENGKIVRDEAKGEYGYDA